A single window of Gammaproteobacteria bacterium DNA harbors:
- a CDS encoding AMP-binding protein has protein sequence MKKQAPAPSKTELQVLHIVKDFLNELESERALRAVAIDASLEKDLGIGSLERAELFHRIEKAFVIQLPDQLIAEAESIRDIIPFIDDANPPGRIHYHEFFPTLDESIVDPSQCATLVDVLIKYAEHEPSRIHLYLQDEQGKEKIIRYGQLYEKALKAAKGLRQLGLEPRQTVAIMLPTCEAFFYAFFGVLLAGGLPVPIYPPFRPDRIEEYAKREAKILRNAEVRILISFDEVQILNRILRNFIPTLKAVVTIDNLMTVDAPFAETLLSGPDNALIQYTSGSTGDPKGVLLTHYNLLSNIRSIGEAINIKPTDVTVSWLPLYHDMGLIGSWLGSLYFGIPITILSPLSFLNHPERWLWAIHYHRATLSAGPNFAYELCVSKIEDPVIEGLDLSSWRLAFNGAEAIYPKTVRNFLRRFGPYGFKAESLYPVYGLAESSVALTFPPLNRHVRIDRINRDHFNHEQVATPCDSAERNCIEFVSCGKALPHHEIRIVNEQGAVLKDRAIGTLQFKGPSAMQGYYRHPKATKAIHHDGWWESGDLAYRADEEIFITGRKKDIIVKAGRNLYPQEIEEITGQIKGVRKGCVVAFGAVNLKHGTEQLIVIAETREQRLQQQEKIINDIIETITTSIGDPPDRVVLVPPKSIPKTSSGKLQRSNTKDLYLQGRLTKKVTPSWLQFVKLFLLGGGKSISRVAAKLFRTIYTVYVLLIIIITMLPTWLALWFLPQHSARVISKFWARTLLRLMGCPVTIKGAKHLHKNQSTIYVSNHMSYLDTVVLSGILPAGVLIVGKKELAKAPIIKKFITKLGHLTVERADFLESMSDTNFILTKLIEGNSILLFPEGTFSYAAGLRPFKLGAFKIATETGYPICPIAIRGTRQIFRSSRLFFRPHAIHLWIGKPIHPRSRDWREATRLKTVTRIEIAKHCGENVLDMVSTLPVTE, from the coding sequence ATGAAAAAACAAGCTCCGGCGCCCTCAAAGACGGAATTGCAAGTTCTTCATATTGTGAAAGACTTTTTAAATGAGCTCGAATCTGAACGAGCGTTGCGAGCAGTTGCTATCGATGCCTCCTTAGAAAAAGATCTGGGCATCGGTAGCCTTGAACGAGCTGAGCTTTTTCATCGCATTGAAAAAGCATTCGTCATTCAGTTACCTGATCAACTCATTGCAGAAGCAGAGTCTATTCGAGATATCATCCCTTTTATTGACGATGCTAATCCACCGGGGCGCATTCATTACCATGAATTCTTTCCCACTCTAGATGAGTCAATTGTCGACCCTTCCCAATGCGCGACATTAGTGGATGTGTTAATAAAATATGCTGAGCACGAGCCTAGCCGTATCCACCTCTATTTACAGGATGAGCAGGGCAAGGAAAAAATAATCCGTTATGGTCAGCTCTATGAAAAGGCACTGAAGGCTGCAAAGGGGCTTCGGCAACTGGGTCTTGAGCCTCGCCAGACGGTCGCTATAATGTTGCCTACTTGTGAAGCTTTCTTTTACGCGTTCTTTGGAGTGCTGCTTGCGGGGGGCTTGCCGGTTCCCATTTACCCGCCTTTCAGACCTGATCGCATTGAAGAATATGCGAAAAGAGAAGCTAAAATATTACGCAACGCTGAAGTTCGTATTCTGATTTCATTCGATGAAGTACAAATCCTCAATAGAATTTTGCGTAATTTTATTCCGACTTTAAAAGCAGTCGTTACCATTGATAACCTCATGACGGTCGATGCGCCTTTTGCCGAAACTTTACTCTCAGGCCCAGATAATGCGTTAATTCAATATACTTCGGGCAGCACAGGGGATCCGAAAGGGGTATTACTCACGCATTATAATTTACTCTCAAATATTCGCTCGATTGGGGAAGCGATCAATATTAAGCCAACCGATGTGACGGTAAGTTGGCTTCCTCTTTACCATGATATGGGGTTGATAGGATCATGGTTAGGTAGTCTCTATTTTGGAATTCCGATTACCATATTATCTCCCTTATCCTTCTTAAATCATCCCGAACGCTGGCTTTGGGCAATACATTATCATCGCGCTACACTTTCGGCCGGCCCGAATTTTGCTTATGAGCTCTGTGTGTCTAAGATCGAGGATCCTGTCATTGAGGGACTTGATCTCAGTTCCTGGCGCCTCGCTTTTAATGGTGCGGAGGCCATTTACCCGAAAACGGTTAGAAATTTCCTCCGTCGTTTTGGGCCATATGGTTTTAAGGCTGAGAGCCTTTATCCAGTCTACGGTTTAGCTGAATCTTCTGTGGCATTAACTTTTCCGCCTCTTAACCGACACGTGCGAATTGATAGAATTAATCGTGATCATTTTAATCATGAACAAGTAGCCACTCCTTGCGATAGTGCAGAACGAAATTGCATAGAATTTGTGTCATGCGGTAAGGCCCTACCTCATCACGAGATTCGAATTGTCAACGAGCAAGGAGCCGTGCTTAAAGATCGAGCCATAGGAACGTTGCAGTTTAAAGGTCCTTCCGCTATGCAAGGGTATTATCGACACCCGAAGGCCACTAAGGCAATTCATCATGATGGGTGGTGGGAAAGTGGCGATTTGGCATACCGTGCGGATGAAGAAATATTCATCACGGGTAGGAAAAAAGACATCATCGTAAAAGCGGGACGCAATTTGTATCCCCAGGAAATTGAGGAAATAACAGGTCAGATTAAAGGAGTAAGAAAAGGCTGCGTCGTTGCATTTGGGGCGGTTAATCTTAAGCATGGCACAGAACAATTGATCGTCATTGCTGAGACAAGAGAACAACGCTTACAGCAACAAGAAAAAATAATTAATGACATCATAGAAACTATCACCACCTCTATAGGTGATCCGCCCGATAGAGTGGTTTTAGTGCCCCCTAAATCAATCCCTAAAACCTCGAGCGGAAAATTACAACGATCCAATACAAAAGATTTATATCTTCAAGGCAGGTTAACCAAAAAAGTTACCCCCTCATGGTTACAGTTTGTAAAATTATTTTTATTGGGGGGAGGCAAAAGCATCAGCAGGGTAGCTGCAAAGTTATTCCGCACAATTTATACAGTGTATGTTTTGTTAATTATAATTATTACGATGCTGCCAACCTGGCTAGCATTATGGTTTTTACCGCAACACTCTGCGCGAGTGATCAGTAAATTCTGGGCGCGAACACTCTTGAGGCTAATGGGATGTCCGGTAACCATTAAGGGAGCCAAACATCTTCATAAAAATCAATCCACCATCTATGTCTCCAACCATATGAGTTACCTAGACACAGTTGTTTTGAGTGGCATTCTCCCCGCCGGCGTCTTAATCGTCGGTAAAAAAGAATTAGCTAAGGCTCCCATCATCAAAAAGTTCATCACTAAATTAGGGCACCTAACGGTAGAAAGAGCAGATTTTTTAGAAAGTATGTCAGATACTAATTTCATACTAACAAAGTTAATTGAGGGTAATTCTATATTATTATTTCCCGAGGGCACCTTCAGTTACGCGGCTGGTTTAAGACCTTTCAAACTGGGGGCCTTTAAAATCGCTACAGAAACGGGCTATCCCATTTGCCCCATAGCTATTCGTGGTACACGGCAAATTTTTAGAAGCTCGCGACTTTTT
- a CDS encoding ABC transporter permease, giving the protein MKFDFVLLWSDLLIYLLLTTLVLFTVWTSRLEHWREQWARVGQSKLGMIALVILVAYSAVAVLDSVHFRIIQNPHSTAHKIESTQVMSLLDVLLSPLGQQDEKTYSAPFSIYASTKTSEFIDGKLETFYPRLIFAGKYLQSPNDKAADIFNKTVAAVAVSSIIASLLLTIFLIRFARKQKISFFSALNKIVRGDTKIAWREILFTTFFVIGVVCFIKGVSPYYHVFGTNKIGNDILYETIKSIRTGLIIGTLTTLVMLPFAILLGTEAGYFGGWRDDIIQYVYTTLSSVPGVLLISASVLSLQVFISNHSEFFPTLESRADARLLALCLILGITSWASLCRLLRAETLKLREMDYVKAAVALGVVNIKIIWRHIIPNVMHIILITVVLDFSALVLAEAVLSYVGVGVDPITPSWGNMINSARLDLAREPIVWWPLCAAFIFMFILVLAANLFADALRDAFDPRLRNEE; this is encoded by the coding sequence GTGAAATTTGATTTCGTCTTATTATGGAGCGACCTCCTCATTTACCTTCTGCTCACAACGTTGGTGCTGTTCACGGTTTGGACAAGCCGTTTAGAGCACTGGCGTGAACAATGGGCTAGAGTAGGTCAAAGCAAGTTGGGCATGATAGCGTTGGTCATTCTTGTCGCTTATAGCGCAGTAGCGGTGCTTGACTCAGTTCATTTTCGTATTATACAAAACCCTCATTCCACCGCACACAAGATTGAATCTACTCAAGTGATGAGCCTTTTAGATGTTTTATTAAGTCCGCTAGGCCAACAAGATGAAAAGACCTATTCCGCTCCTTTTTCCATTTATGCCAGCACAAAAACCTCAGAGTTTATTGATGGCAAGTTAGAAACATTTTATCCGCGGTTAATTTTTGCGGGCAAGTATTTGCAATCGCCTAACGATAAAGCGGCTGATATATTTAACAAAACAGTTGCAGCCGTCGCTGTTAGCTCAATCATCGCCTCTCTCCTACTCACCATTTTTCTCATTCGATTTGCTCGCAAACAAAAAATTTCCTTCTTCAGCGCGTTAAACAAAATAGTCCGTGGTGATACTAAAATTGCATGGCGTGAAATTTTATTCACTACTTTTTTTGTCATAGGGGTTGTCTGTTTTATCAAAGGGGTATCTCCTTATTACCATGTATTTGGGACGAATAAAATTGGAAACGATATACTGTACGAGACAATCAAAAGTATTCGTACAGGATTAATAATTGGGACATTAACCACATTGGTAATGCTTCCTTTTGCGATTTTACTTGGTACTGAAGCCGGTTATTTTGGGGGCTGGAGGGATGATATCATTCAATATGTATATACTACTTTAAGCTCTGTTCCGGGCGTGCTGCTTATTTCTGCCTCGGTACTTTCACTACAAGTTTTTATTTCTAATCATTCCGAATTTTTTCCCACGCTTGAAAGTAGAGCGGATGCAAGACTATTAGCCCTATGCCTAATCTTAGGCATAACGAGTTGGGCGAGTCTTTGTCGTTTACTGCGTGCAGAAACTTTAAAGCTGCGTGAGATGGATTATGTGAAAGCAGCAGTTGCACTCGGTGTGGTTAATATAAAAATAATTTGGCGCCATATTATCCCTAATGTCATGCATATTATTTTAATCACTGTGGTATTAGATTTTAGTGCATTAGTATTAGCTGAGGCAGTGCTCTCCTATGTTGGCGTAGGGGTTGACCCTATTACTCCCAGCTGGGGAAACATGATTAATAGTGCACGATTAGATTTGGCTAGAGAACCTATTGTCTGGTGGCCACTTTGCGCCGCATTTATTTTCATGTTCATATTAGTATTGGCAGCAAACTTGTTTGCTGATGCGCTGCGTGATGCCTTTGATCCTCGTTTACGGAATGAAGAGTGA
- a CDS encoding ABC transporter ATP-binding protein has protein sequence MSELLLDVKDLILKLHLEDNDTTLLKSVSFSLKCSETLALVGESGSGKSLTALAIMQLLPPGINIVPTSSILFQGQDLLTFSELKMRQVRGKKIAIIFQEAITALNPVMTIGEQIVEVLNFHFDLTRKDSYQRTLSLLQEVGMPTQEYYYKAYPHQLSGGLKQRAMIAIALAGEPSLLIADEPTTALDVTLQAQIIKLLKTLQAKRGMGLIFITHDLGIVYEIADQVVVLYKGQVVETASSKNFFESPQHPYSKKLFTSLPTWLAHTKREAIPNEKSLLKVENLKVYYPIKQGILKRTVDYIKAVDDVNFVLGAGRTLALVGESGSGKTTTGMAIARLARITGGQIYFDHTDLAYLRGVNLRSARKDIQVVFQDPYGSMNPRMVINDIIMEGIRSLKIPIENKDERVNTLLQQVGLDPEVKFRYPHEFSGGQRQRICIARALAVQPKLLICDEPTSALDVSAQMQVLQLLLKLQKEMGLTYLLITHNIAVVAYMADDVAVMRGGKIVEAGSVSEVLSRPKNPYTQDLLEAVPMLPKSIKIISEST, from the coding sequence ATGAGCGAATTATTACTCGATGTAAAAGATCTCATCTTAAAACTTCACTTAGAAGATAACGATACAACATTACTTAAAAGTGTAAGTTTTTCCCTTAAATGCAGCGAAACCTTGGCTTTAGTTGGTGAATCAGGCAGTGGTAAATCTCTTACCGCTCTTGCAATTATGCAGTTATTGCCCCCCGGAATAAATATTGTGCCTACGAGTAGCATACTGTTTCAAGGACAAGATCTGCTCACCTTTTCTGAATTGAAAATGCGACAAGTACGCGGCAAGAAAATCGCTATCATTTTTCAAGAAGCTATCACGGCTTTGAATCCAGTAATGACCATCGGCGAGCAAATTGTAGAGGTGCTAAATTTTCACTTTGATTTAACACGTAAAGACAGTTACCAACGTACGCTTTCTTTATTACAAGAAGTAGGAATGCCGACACAAGAATATTATTATAAAGCTTACCCCCACCAATTATCCGGGGGGTTAAAACAACGTGCAATGATTGCGATTGCATTGGCCGGGGAGCCAAGTTTATTAATTGCAGACGAACCCACAACGGCGCTAGACGTTACCTTGCAAGCTCAAATTATAAAATTGCTAAAAACACTCCAGGCTAAACGTGGAATGGGTTTAATTTTCATCACCCATGATTTGGGTATTGTTTACGAAATTGCAGATCAAGTTGTGGTTTTGTACAAAGGTCAAGTGGTCGAAACTGCTTCTTCCAAAAATTTCTTCGAATCACCGCAGCATCCCTACAGTAAAAAATTATTCACCTCCTTGCCGACCTGGCTTGCACATACAAAACGTGAAGCCATCCCTAATGAAAAGTCGCTCTTAAAGGTTGAAAATCTCAAAGTGTATTATCCCATCAAACAAGGAATTCTTAAGCGCACAGTGGACTACATTAAAGCGGTAGATGATGTTAATTTTGTACTGGGCGCTGGGAGAACATTGGCACTTGTGGGAGAATCTGGATCGGGTAAAACAACCACTGGAATGGCAATTGCTCGTCTAGCGAGAATTACCGGTGGACAGATATATTTCGACCATACAGATTTGGCGTATTTGAGGGGGGTTAACCTTCGTTCAGCGAGAAAAGATATCCAAGTTGTATTCCAAGACCCGTATGGATCTATGAATCCCCGCATGGTAATCAATGACATTATTATGGAAGGAATACGGAGTTTAAAAATCCCCATCGAAAATAAAGATGAACGTGTGAATACTCTTTTACAACAGGTGGGGTTAGATCCCGAGGTGAAATTTCGTTACCCCCACGAATTCTCTGGGGGTCAAAGACAACGGATATGCATTGCCAGGGCGTTAGCCGTGCAGCCCAAGCTGTTAATATGTGATGAACCCACGTCTGCTCTTGATGTTTCTGCGCAGATGCAAGTTTTACAGCTGTTATTAAAATTACAAAAAGAAATGGGCTTAACTTATTTGCTCATTACGCATAATATTGCTGTGGTGGCTTATATGGCAGATGACGTTGCAGTGATGCGAGGGGGTAAAATTGTTGAAGCGGGTTCAGTCTCTGAAGTATTGAGTAGACCCAAAAATCCCTATACACAAGATTTACTCGAAGCGGTACCAATGCTTCCTAAGAGTATAAAAATCATAAGTGAAAGCACCTAA
- a CDS encoding enoyl-CoA hydratase/isomerase family protein, translated as MVENIEDNLLFEEIMGAGGSVGLITLNRPDALNALTLDMCIAIDDKLAEWEKMGHIKAVLVRGEGEKAFCAGGDIKYVYDQGKSGAKKSRKFFWHEYRMNRRIFHFPKPYIALMHGITMGGGVGLSVHSSHRVAAENLVFAMPETGIGFFPDVGGSYFLPRCTGNTGIYMAMTGAKLHIADAIYAGVVDHLVPKENFEALITALAETKLSGNVNMQVSDIIGSYTMDADSMDIYKPHLLEHRAEINQCFAAHTLEGILEALVKSQSDWCQIIIAKMLEKSPTSLKVTLKQLLLGSQMDFDDCMKLEYRVAQRFLMHPDFYEGIRSAIIDKEHIPAWKPDNLEELTPDIINEFFAPLKQELSFEKKAVVK; from the coding sequence ATGGTAGAAAACATTGAGGACAATTTGTTATTTGAAGAAATCATGGGCGCAGGAGGCAGTGTAGGTCTTATCACTTTGAATCGTCCTGATGCTTTGAATGCCTTAACGCTGGATATGTGTATCGCAATCGATGACAAATTAGCGGAATGGGAAAAAATGGGTCACATTAAGGCCGTCCTCGTGCGGGGTGAAGGAGAAAAAGCCTTCTGTGCAGGGGGCGATATAAAATATGTTTATGATCAAGGTAAAAGTGGTGCCAAAAAATCTCGCAAATTTTTCTGGCATGAATATCGCATGAATCGACGTATTTTTCATTTTCCTAAACCCTACATAGCGCTTATGCATGGTATTACGATGGGCGGTGGCGTTGGACTTTCTGTGCACAGTAGCCACCGTGTGGCTGCCGAAAATTTGGTTTTTGCCATGCCCGAAACAGGTATTGGTTTTTTCCCAGATGTGGGTGGCAGTTATTTCTTACCCCGATGCACTGGCAATACCGGTATTTATATGGCAATGACAGGCGCAAAGTTGCATATCGCAGATGCGATTTATGCCGGAGTGGTTGATCATTTAGTCCCGAAGGAAAATTTTGAAGCGCTCATTACCGCCTTAGCTGAAACGAAGTTAAGTGGCAATGTTAATATGCAAGTATCAGATATCATCGGTTCCTACACCATGGATGCTGATAGTATGGATATTTATAAACCTCATCTACTCGAACATAGAGCAGAAATAAATCAGTGTTTTGCGGCTCATACGCTTGAAGGTATCTTAGAAGCACTGGTGAAATCACAAAGCGATTGGTGCCAAATCATCATTGCAAAAATGCTGGAGAAATCCCCTACTAGTCTCAAAGTCACCCTGAAACAATTATTATTAGGTTCGCAAATGGATTTTGATGATTGTATGAAACTCGAATATCGTGTTGCTCAACGTTTTTTAATGCACCCCGATTTTTATGAGGGCATCCGTTCAGCTATTATCGACAAGGAGCATATCCCTGCGTGGAAACCGGATAACCTAGAGGAATTAACGCCTGACATCATCAATGAGTTTTTTGCACCGTTAAAACAAGAACTCAGCTTTGAGAAAAAAGCCGTGGTGAAATAA